One window of the Xiphophorus hellerii strain 12219 chromosome 15, Xiphophorus_hellerii-4.1, whole genome shotgun sequence genome contains the following:
- the med23 gene encoding mediator of RNA polymerase II transcription subunit 23 isoform X1: MALSMETQLQSIFEDVVKTEMIEEAFAGMFMDTPENERTKLISCLGAFRQYWGTLQQDSHEQCVQWIVRFIHSQHSPKRISFLYDCLGMAVETSLLPPRMVCVALISSESLEWERTRLWALTFKLIRKIIGGVDYKGVRDLLKAVLDKIQTIPITVSSAIVQQLLAAREVVEYILDRNACLLPAYFAVTEIRKLYPEGHLSHWLLGSLISDFVDSFRPTARINSICGRCSLLPVVNNSGAICNSWKLDPTTLRFPLRGMLPYDKDLFEPQTGLLRYVLEQPYSREMVCNMLGLNKQTLNIAQQKQRCPVLEEQLVDLVVYAMERSETEEHFDADIGGTSQLLWQHLSSQLIFFVLFQFASFPHMVLSLHQKLAGRGLIKGRDHLMWVLLQFISGSIQKNALADFLPVMKLFDLLYPEKECIPVPDISKPQSTHSFAMTCIWIHLNRKAQNDNSKLQILIPHSLKLHHEFLQQSLRNKSLGMSDYKIALLCNAYSTNSDCFSLPMGVLVETIYGNGSMRINLPGTSCMASGSVTPLPMNLLDSLTVHAKMSLIHSIATRVIKLAHAKSSIALAPALVETYSRLLVYMEIESLGIKGFISQLLPNVFKSHAWGILHTLLEMFSYRMHHIQPHYRVQLLSHLHSLAAVPQTNQNQLHLCVESTALRLITALGSSEVQPQFTRFLNDPKTVLSAESEELNRALILTLARATHVTDFFTGSDSIHGTWCKDILQTIMSFTPHNWASHTLSCFPAPLQAFFKQNNVPQESRFNLKKNVEEEYRKWKSMANENDIITHFSMQGSPPLFLCLLWKMLLETDRINQIGFRVLERIGARALVAHVRTFADFLVYEFSTSAGGQQLNKCIEILNDMVWKYNIVTLDRLILCLAMRSHEGNEAQVCYFIIQLLLLKPSDFRNRVNDFVKENAPEHWLQSDWHNKHMNYHKKYPEKLYFEGLAEQVSPPLQLQTQYLPIYFGNVCLRFLPVFDIVIHRFLELLPVSKSLETLLDHLGGLYKFHDRPVTYLYNTLHYYERHLRDRTNLKRKLVHAIMSSLKDNRTPGWCLSETYLKFGMNPREDNVWIPDDTYYCKLIGRLVDTMAGKSPGPFPNCDWRFNEFPNPAAHALHVTCVELMALAVPGKDVGNALLNVVLKSQPLVPRENITAWMNAIGLVITALPEPYWIVLHDRIISVLSSPALTSETEWAGDPFALLDFTACHQSYSEMNCSYVLALTHAVWHHSSIGQLSLIPKFLSETLKPIVQTELQLLYVYHLVGPFLQRFQQERTRCMLEIGVAFYEMLQAVDQHCQHLSYMDPICDFLYHIKYMYTGDSVKEQVEKIIMTLRPAMKLRLRFITHSSIIETSSAAATASSASASSSSAGTPQPPPSSLSSTNAAASPSSSSQHAHTPM; this comes from the exons ATGGCGCTTtcgatggaaacgcagcttcaGAGCATCTTTGAAGATGTTGTG AAAACTGAGATGATAGAAGAGGCATTTGCAGG gatgTTCATGGACACTCCTGAGAATGAGAGGACTAAACTGATAAGCTGTCTTGGGGCCTTCAGGCAGTACTGGGGAACTCTGCAACAG gaCTCTCATGAGCAGTGTGTGCAGTGGATAGTGCGCTTCATCCACAGTCAGCACAGTCCCAAGAGGATCTCATTCCTGTACGACTGTCTGGGGATGGCTGTGGAGACCAGTTTGTTGCCGCCTAG gatgGTGTGTGTTGCCCTGATTAGCTCCGAGAGCTTGGAGTGGGAAAGGACTCGACTGTGGGCCTTAACTTTCAAACTTATTCGCAAGATCATCGGAGGAGTGGATTACAAG GGTGTTCGCGATCTGCTGAAAGCTGTTCTGGATAAAATCCAGACCATCCCCATCACTGTCAGCTCAGCTATTGTGCAGCAACTGCTGGCAGCAAGAGAG GTAGTAGAATATATCCTGGACAGAAACGCCTGCCTGCTGCCTGCCTACTTTGCTGTCACAGAAATCAGAAAACTCTACCCAGAAGGACACCTTTCACATTGG CTTTTGGGCAGTTTGATATCGGACTTTGTGGACAGTTTCAGACCCACAGCCAGAATCAACTCGATATGTG gacGGTGTAGTCTGCTGCCTGTGGTGAACAACAGCGGAGCCATCTGCAACTCCTGGAAATTAGACCCAACAACGCTTCGCTTCCCTCTGAGGGGCATGCTGCCTTATGACAAA GACCTATTTGAGCCTCAGACCGGCTTGCTCCGCTATGTGCTCGAGCAGCCGTATTCCAGAGAGATGGTGTGCAACATGTTAGGACTCAACAAACAG ACTCTGAACATTGCCCAG CAAAAGCAGCGGTGCCCGGtgctggaggagcagctggtggacctGGTGGTGTACGCCATGGAGCGGTCGGAGACGGAGGAACATTTCGACGCCGACATCGGAGGAACGAGCCAGTTGCTGTGGCAACACCTCTCCTCCCAGCTCatcttctttgtgttgtttcagtTCGCGAGCTTCCCTCACATGGTGCTCTCCTTACATCAGAAG CTTGCAGGCAGAGGCCTTATTAAAGGCAGGGATCACCTGATGTGGGTCCTGCTGCAGTTCATATCAGGCAGCATTCAGAAAAATGCTTTAGCTGACTTCTTGCCAGTCATGAAGCTCTTTGACCTGCTTTATCCAGAAAAAGAG TGTATACCAGTTCCTGACATCAGCAAACCTCAGTCAACTCACTCCTTTGCCATGACCTGCATCTGGATCCACCTGAACCGCAAAGCTCAGAACGACAACTCCAAGCTGCAGATTCTCATACCACACTCCCTGAAACTCCACCATGA GTTTCTCCAGCAGTCACTGCGTAACAAAAGCCTGGGCATGTCCGACTATAAGATCGCCTTGCTGTGCAACGCCTACAGCACCAACTCGGACTGCTTCTCTCTGCCAATGGGCGTCCTGGTGGAGACCATCTACGGAAACGGGTCCATGAGGATCAACCTGCCCGGCACCAGCTGCATGGCGTCAGGATCCGTCACTCCGCTGCCCATGAACCTGCTGGATTCTCTCACTGTGCACGCGAAAATGAG CCTGATCCACAGCATCGCCACACGTGTGATCAAACTGGCTCACGCCAAGTCCAGCATCGCCCTGGCTCCGGCGCTAGTGGAAACGTACAGCAGGCTTTTGGTCTATATGGAGATCGAGTCACTGGGCATCAAGGGATTTATCA GTCAGTTGCTGCCCAACGTGTTCAAGTCTCACGCGTGGGGAATCCTTCACACACTGCTGGAGATGTTCAGCTACAGGATGCATCACATCCAGCCGCACTACAGGGTTCAGCTCCTCAGCCATCTACACAGCCTGGCTGCCGTGCCCCAGACCAACCAGAATCAGCTGCATCTCTG CGTTGAGAGCACCGCCCTGCGGCTCATCACAGCGTTGGGGAGTTCAGAGGTCCAACCTCAGTTCACCCGCTTCCTCAACGACCCGAAGACTGTCCTCTCTGCTGAGTCAGAGGAGCTGAACCGAGCTTTGATACTCACGCTGGCCAGGGCCACGCATGTGACTG ATTTTTTCACCGGCTCCGACTCCATTCATGGCACCTGGTGTAAAGACATCCTCCAGACCATCATGAGTTTTACGCCTCACAACTGGGCATCACACACTCTGTCCTGCTTCCCAGCTCCCCTCCAG GCGTTCTTCAAGCAGAACAATGTTCCTCAGGAGTCTCGCTTCAACCTGAAGAAGAACGTGGAGGAGGAATACAGGAAGTGGAAGTCGATGGCCAATGAGAATGACATCATCACCCACTTCTCAATGCAGGGCTCCCCTCCCTTGTTCCTGTGTCTGCTGTGGAAGATGCTTCTGGAGACGGATCGCATAAACCAGAtaggattcag GGTTTTGGAGCGAATCGGAGCTCGTGCGCTGGTGGCTCACGTCCGAACATTCGCCGACTTTCTTGTCTACGAGTTCTCCACTTCAGCTGGCGGACAGCAGCTCAACAAGTGCATTGAAATCCTGAATGACATGGTCTGGAAATACAACATCGTCACTCTGGACAGACTCATCCTGTGTCTG GCGATGCGAAGCCACGAGGGGAACGAGGCTCAGGTTTGTTACTTCATTATCCAGCTCCTTCTGTTGAAGCCGAGCGACTTCAGGAACCGAGTCAACGACTTTGTGAAGGAGAACGCTCCTGAGCACTGGCTGCAGAGCGACTGGCACAACAAACACATGAACTACCACAAG AAATACCCTGAGAAGCTGTACTTTGAGGGTCTTGCGGAACAAGTGAGCCCTCCCCTGCAGCTGCAGACTCAGTACCTGCCGATCTACTTCGGCAACGTCTGCCTGCGCTTCCTGCCCGTCTTCGACATCGTCATCCACCGCTTCCTGGAGCTCCTCCCCGTCTCAAAGTCTCTGGAGACGCTGCTGGATCACCTGGGGGGACTGTACAAGTTCCACG ACCGGCCCGTGACGTACCTGTACAACACCCTTCATTACTACGAACGGCATCTCAGAGACCGAACCAACCTGAAGAGGAAGCTGGTTCACGCCATCATGTCTTCACTGAAG GACAACCGAACCCCTGGATGGTGTCTGAGTGAGACCTATTTGAAGTTTGGCATGAACCCCAGGGAGGACAACGTCTGGATCCCTGATGACACCTACTACTGCAAGCTGATTGGCCGCCTTGTGGACA CCATGGCGGGAAAGTCGCCCGGCCCCTTCCCGAACTGTGACTGGAGGTTCAACGAGTTCCCCAACCCCGCAGCTCACGCCCTGCACGTCACCTGCGTGGAGCTCATGGCTCTGGCCGTGCCGGGGAAGGACGTCGGCAATGCTTTGCTCAATGTGGTGTTAAAGAG TCAACCTCTGGTCCCCAGGGAGAACATCACAGCTTGGATGAACGCCATTGGACTGGTGATCACTGCCCTTCCT GAGCCCTACTGGATCGTCCTCCACGACCGCATCATCTCTGTGCTCAGCTCGCCGGCGCTGACGTCGGAGACCGAGTGGGCGGGGGATCCCTTCGCCTTGCTGGACTTCACCGCCTGCCACCAAAGCTACAGCGAAATGAACTGCAGCTACGTGCTGGCGCTGACGCACGCCGTGTGGCACCACTCGTCCATCGGACAGCTCTCTCTGATTCCCAA ATTCCTGTCAGAGACGCTGAAACCCATCGTCCAGACAGAGTTGCAGTTGCTTTATGTCTATCACCTAGTGGGGCCGTTCCTGCAGCGCTTTCAGCAAGAAAGGACGCGGTGCATGCTGGAG ATTGGGGTGGCCTTCTATGAGATGCTGCAGGCCGTTGACCAGCACTGCCAACATCTGAGCTACATGGACCCCATCTGTGATTTTCTCTATCATATCAAGTACATGTACACCGGAGACAGCGTGAAGGAGCAG GTAGAGAAAATCATCATGACTCTTCGCCCTGCGATGAAGCTGCGTCTGCGCTTCATCACTCACAGCAGCATCATCGAGACCTCATCAGCTGCCGCCACCGCGTCGTCTGCctccgcctcttcctcctccgccGGCACTCCCCAGCCGCCGCCTTCCTCACTCTCCTCCACCAACGCCGCAgcctctccctcctcttcctcacagcACGCACACACGCCCATGTAA
- the med23 gene encoding mediator of RNA polymerase II transcription subunit 23 isoform X3 yields MALSMETQLQSIFEDVVKTEMIEEAFAGMFMDTPENERTKLISCLGAFRQYWGTLQQDSHEQCVQWIVRFIHSQHSPKRISFLYDCLGMAVETSLLPPRMVCVALISSESLEWERTRLWALTFKLIRKIIGGVDYKGVRDLLKAVLDKIQTIPITVSSAIVQQLLAAREVVEYILDRNACLLPAYFAVTEIRKLYPEGHLSHWLLGSLISDFVDSFRPTARINSICGRCSLLPVVNNSGAICNSWKLDPTTLRFPLRGMLPYDKDLFEPQTGLLRYVLEQPYSREMVCNMLGLNKQTLNIAQQKQRCPVLEEQLVDLVVYAMERSETEEHFDADIGGTSQLLWQHLSSQLIFFVLFQFASFPHMVLSLHQKLAGRGLIKGRDHLMWVLLQFISGSIQKNALADFLPVMKLFDLLYPEKECIPVPDISKPQSTHSFAMTCIWIHLNRKAQNDNSKLQILIPHSLKLHHEFLQQSLRNKSLGMSDYKIALLCNAYSTNSDCFSLPMGVLVETIYGNGSMRINLPGTSCMASGSVTPLPMNLLDSLTVHAKMSLIHSIATRVIKLAHAKSSIALAPALVETYSRLLVYMEIESLGIKGFISQLLPNVFKSHAWGILHTLLEMFSYRMHHIQPHYRVQLLSHLHSLAAVPQTNQNQLHLCVESTALRLITALGSSEVQPQFTRFLNDPKTVLSAESEELNRALILTLARATHVTDFFTGSDSIHGTWCKDILQTIMSFTPHNWASHTLSCFPAPLQAFFKQNNVPQESRFNLKKNVEEEYRKWKSMANENDIITHFSMQGSPPLFLCLLWKMLLETDRINQIGFRVLERIGARALVAHVRTFADFLVYEFSTSAGGQQLNKCIEILNDMVWKYNIVTLDRLILCLAMRSHEGNEAQVCYFIIQLLLLKPSDFRNRVNDFVKENAPEHWLQSDWHNKHMNYHKKYPEKLYFEGLAEQVSPPLQLQTQYLPIYFGNVCLRFLPVFDIVIHRFLELLPVSKSLETLLDHLGGLYKFHDRPVTYLYNTLHYYERHLRDRTNLKRKLVHAIMSSLKDNRTPGWCLSETYLKFGMNPREDNVWIPDDTYYCKLIGRLVDTMAGKSPGPFPNCDWRFNEFPNPAAHALHVTCVELMALAVPGKDVGNALLNVVLKRENITAWMNAIGLVITALPEPYWIVLHDRIISVLSSPALTSETEWAGDPFALLDFTACHQSYSEMNCSYVLALTHAVWHHSSIGQLSLIPKFLSETLKPIVQTELQLLYVYHLVGPFLQRFQQERTRCMLEIGVAFYEMLQAVDQHCQHLSYMDPICDFLYHIKYMYTGDSVKEQVEKIIMTLRPAMKLRLRFITHSSIIETSSAAATASSASASSSSAGTPQPPPSSLSSTNAAASPSSSSQHAHTPM; encoded by the exons ATGGCGCTTtcgatggaaacgcagcttcaGAGCATCTTTGAAGATGTTGTG AAAACTGAGATGATAGAAGAGGCATTTGCAGG gatgTTCATGGACACTCCTGAGAATGAGAGGACTAAACTGATAAGCTGTCTTGGGGCCTTCAGGCAGTACTGGGGAACTCTGCAACAG gaCTCTCATGAGCAGTGTGTGCAGTGGATAGTGCGCTTCATCCACAGTCAGCACAGTCCCAAGAGGATCTCATTCCTGTACGACTGTCTGGGGATGGCTGTGGAGACCAGTTTGTTGCCGCCTAG gatgGTGTGTGTTGCCCTGATTAGCTCCGAGAGCTTGGAGTGGGAAAGGACTCGACTGTGGGCCTTAACTTTCAAACTTATTCGCAAGATCATCGGAGGAGTGGATTACAAG GGTGTTCGCGATCTGCTGAAAGCTGTTCTGGATAAAATCCAGACCATCCCCATCACTGTCAGCTCAGCTATTGTGCAGCAACTGCTGGCAGCAAGAGAG GTAGTAGAATATATCCTGGACAGAAACGCCTGCCTGCTGCCTGCCTACTTTGCTGTCACAGAAATCAGAAAACTCTACCCAGAAGGACACCTTTCACATTGG CTTTTGGGCAGTTTGATATCGGACTTTGTGGACAGTTTCAGACCCACAGCCAGAATCAACTCGATATGTG gacGGTGTAGTCTGCTGCCTGTGGTGAACAACAGCGGAGCCATCTGCAACTCCTGGAAATTAGACCCAACAACGCTTCGCTTCCCTCTGAGGGGCATGCTGCCTTATGACAAA GACCTATTTGAGCCTCAGACCGGCTTGCTCCGCTATGTGCTCGAGCAGCCGTATTCCAGAGAGATGGTGTGCAACATGTTAGGACTCAACAAACAG ACTCTGAACATTGCCCAG CAAAAGCAGCGGTGCCCGGtgctggaggagcagctggtggacctGGTGGTGTACGCCATGGAGCGGTCGGAGACGGAGGAACATTTCGACGCCGACATCGGAGGAACGAGCCAGTTGCTGTGGCAACACCTCTCCTCCCAGCTCatcttctttgtgttgtttcagtTCGCGAGCTTCCCTCACATGGTGCTCTCCTTACATCAGAAG CTTGCAGGCAGAGGCCTTATTAAAGGCAGGGATCACCTGATGTGGGTCCTGCTGCAGTTCATATCAGGCAGCATTCAGAAAAATGCTTTAGCTGACTTCTTGCCAGTCATGAAGCTCTTTGACCTGCTTTATCCAGAAAAAGAG TGTATACCAGTTCCTGACATCAGCAAACCTCAGTCAACTCACTCCTTTGCCATGACCTGCATCTGGATCCACCTGAACCGCAAAGCTCAGAACGACAACTCCAAGCTGCAGATTCTCATACCACACTCCCTGAAACTCCACCATGA GTTTCTCCAGCAGTCACTGCGTAACAAAAGCCTGGGCATGTCCGACTATAAGATCGCCTTGCTGTGCAACGCCTACAGCACCAACTCGGACTGCTTCTCTCTGCCAATGGGCGTCCTGGTGGAGACCATCTACGGAAACGGGTCCATGAGGATCAACCTGCCCGGCACCAGCTGCATGGCGTCAGGATCCGTCACTCCGCTGCCCATGAACCTGCTGGATTCTCTCACTGTGCACGCGAAAATGAG CCTGATCCACAGCATCGCCACACGTGTGATCAAACTGGCTCACGCCAAGTCCAGCATCGCCCTGGCTCCGGCGCTAGTGGAAACGTACAGCAGGCTTTTGGTCTATATGGAGATCGAGTCACTGGGCATCAAGGGATTTATCA GTCAGTTGCTGCCCAACGTGTTCAAGTCTCACGCGTGGGGAATCCTTCACACACTGCTGGAGATGTTCAGCTACAGGATGCATCACATCCAGCCGCACTACAGGGTTCAGCTCCTCAGCCATCTACACAGCCTGGCTGCCGTGCCCCAGACCAACCAGAATCAGCTGCATCTCTG CGTTGAGAGCACCGCCCTGCGGCTCATCACAGCGTTGGGGAGTTCAGAGGTCCAACCTCAGTTCACCCGCTTCCTCAACGACCCGAAGACTGTCCTCTCTGCTGAGTCAGAGGAGCTGAACCGAGCTTTGATACTCACGCTGGCCAGGGCCACGCATGTGACTG ATTTTTTCACCGGCTCCGACTCCATTCATGGCACCTGGTGTAAAGACATCCTCCAGACCATCATGAGTTTTACGCCTCACAACTGGGCATCACACACTCTGTCCTGCTTCCCAGCTCCCCTCCAG GCGTTCTTCAAGCAGAACAATGTTCCTCAGGAGTCTCGCTTCAACCTGAAGAAGAACGTGGAGGAGGAATACAGGAAGTGGAAGTCGATGGCCAATGAGAATGACATCATCACCCACTTCTCAATGCAGGGCTCCCCTCCCTTGTTCCTGTGTCTGCTGTGGAAGATGCTTCTGGAGACGGATCGCATAAACCAGAtaggattcag GGTTTTGGAGCGAATCGGAGCTCGTGCGCTGGTGGCTCACGTCCGAACATTCGCCGACTTTCTTGTCTACGAGTTCTCCACTTCAGCTGGCGGACAGCAGCTCAACAAGTGCATTGAAATCCTGAATGACATGGTCTGGAAATACAACATCGTCACTCTGGACAGACTCATCCTGTGTCTG GCGATGCGAAGCCACGAGGGGAACGAGGCTCAGGTTTGTTACTTCATTATCCAGCTCCTTCTGTTGAAGCCGAGCGACTTCAGGAACCGAGTCAACGACTTTGTGAAGGAGAACGCTCCTGAGCACTGGCTGCAGAGCGACTGGCACAACAAACACATGAACTACCACAAG AAATACCCTGAGAAGCTGTACTTTGAGGGTCTTGCGGAACAAGTGAGCCCTCCCCTGCAGCTGCAGACTCAGTACCTGCCGATCTACTTCGGCAACGTCTGCCTGCGCTTCCTGCCCGTCTTCGACATCGTCATCCACCGCTTCCTGGAGCTCCTCCCCGTCTCAAAGTCTCTGGAGACGCTGCTGGATCACCTGGGGGGACTGTACAAGTTCCACG ACCGGCCCGTGACGTACCTGTACAACACCCTTCATTACTACGAACGGCATCTCAGAGACCGAACCAACCTGAAGAGGAAGCTGGTTCACGCCATCATGTCTTCACTGAAG GACAACCGAACCCCTGGATGGTGTCTGAGTGAGACCTATTTGAAGTTTGGCATGAACCCCAGGGAGGACAACGTCTGGATCCCTGATGACACCTACTACTGCAAGCTGATTGGCCGCCTTGTGGACA CCATGGCGGGAAAGTCGCCCGGCCCCTTCCCGAACTGTGACTGGAGGTTCAACGAGTTCCCCAACCCCGCAGCTCACGCCCTGCACGTCACCTGCGTGGAGCTCATGGCTCTGGCCGTGCCGGGGAAGGACGTCGGCAATGCTTTGCTCAATGTGGTGTTAAAGAG GGAGAACATCACAGCTTGGATGAACGCCATTGGACTGGTGATCACTGCCCTTCCT GAGCCCTACTGGATCGTCCTCCACGACCGCATCATCTCTGTGCTCAGCTCGCCGGCGCTGACGTCGGAGACCGAGTGGGCGGGGGATCCCTTCGCCTTGCTGGACTTCACCGCCTGCCACCAAAGCTACAGCGAAATGAACTGCAGCTACGTGCTGGCGCTGACGCACGCCGTGTGGCACCACTCGTCCATCGGACAGCTCTCTCTGATTCCCAA ATTCCTGTCAGAGACGCTGAAACCCATCGTCCAGACAGAGTTGCAGTTGCTTTATGTCTATCACCTAGTGGGGCCGTTCCTGCAGCGCTTTCAGCAAGAAAGGACGCGGTGCATGCTGGAG ATTGGGGTGGCCTTCTATGAGATGCTGCAGGCCGTTGACCAGCACTGCCAACATCTGAGCTACATGGACCCCATCTGTGATTTTCTCTATCATATCAAGTACATGTACACCGGAGACAGCGTGAAGGAGCAG GTAGAGAAAATCATCATGACTCTTCGCCCTGCGATGAAGCTGCGTCTGCGCTTCATCACTCACAGCAGCATCATCGAGACCTCATCAGCTGCCGCCACCGCGTCGTCTGCctccgcctcttcctcctccgccGGCACTCCCCAGCCGCCGCCTTCCTCACTCTCCTCCACCAACGCCGCAgcctctccctcctcttcctcacagcACGCACACACGCCCATGTAA